The Candidatus Omnitrophota bacterium DNA window AATTGCACGGGAATTGGAAAATCCAGAAAATCCCGATGATCCTATGATTATCGCCCCCCAGCTGAATTTGAAAGAACTTAAAGAATCAGGAGCCGCCTCTGTCGATATCCGGTTAGGCTGTTGGTTTTTGACGTGTAGGCCAAGCCGTACAGGTTTACTTGATGTTTATGAAAAACATCATGATGCTCCCAATGAAGCCAAACTGACAAAATCTTATTATGTTCCTTATGGAGAAGGTTTTGTTCTCCATCCAAAAGCGTTTGTACTTGGTATTACCATGGAATGGATTCGAATGCCATTTAATCGCGCCGCTTATGTTATTGGACGATCTTCTTGGGGAAGGCACGGACTTATCATTGCAACACCCACCGGAGTCCATCCAGGTTTCACTGGTTGTTTAACCCTAGAATTATCCAATGTCGGCGAAATTCCAATAATGTTAAAACCCGGAACTACGATATGCCAG harbors:
- the dcd gene encoding dCTP deaminase, with the translated sequence MILKADLIARELENPENPDDPMIIAPQLNLKELKESGAASVDIRLGCWFLTCRPSRTGLLDVYEKHHDAPNEAKLTKSYYVPYGEGFVLHPKAFVLGITMEWIRMPFNRAAYVIGRSSWGRHGLIIATPTGVHPGFTGCLTLELSNVGEIPIMLKPGTTICQIFIHKVDSVDQKHVDRSSFIGRRKPTLGVIELDKIAELLSKDNG